The genome window GAACTGGATCGCTGGCTCCAAACGCAGACGCTGCTGCCTGAGAACGTCCATGCGGCGTATGACGGGCTGGTGTTGGGGCTGTAGGGATGGGGATCGTCGACGAGCGGTTTTAGGCGAACAGATAACATAGAGGTGCCATCAATAATGATGGCAGTGTTTTGTGTTAGAGCATGACTTAGCCTGATAGTCGGTGAGGCGCTGTGAGCGGAATCGCAAGCCTTACTGTGAGAGAACGAAATGGCGTATTGAATGGCTCAGTGACCATGAACAGTCAATCCTACCAGCCGGGTCACAATAGGGCGGACAATCAGTATGCAAACAAAAGCGGCTGGCATGGCAACCTGATAGGCATTCATCACATTTTCCATGTAATGTGGCCCCATGCCAAATTCGGCCAGAATGATGACCAGACACATCAGAAATGCCATGATGGTCGCCATATAAAGAGCAAATACGTAGGGTAAAGATCGCTTAGGGAAGCGGAATCGCGGGGTATTTTTGGCAATAGCATTAGTCATCAAGTTATCCTGGTTAACAACGGTGAGTGAAACGGTTGCTAACCTACCAAGCTAACCAGGATGGTAGTAGAGCAGCTATGCTTTAATCATTATTAAATAAAAGTAACGAATCAAGCATTGGGGATAATATGGATGTGTTAGGGCTGATTAGCAATTTTATCCGCGTGGTGGAGAACGGCAGTATCGCGGCGGCGGCACGAGCTAAAGGTATGAGTCCGGCGGCGGTAAGCCAGAGTCTTTCTCGGCTTGAGACACATTTGGGCGTGCGCCTGATATCGCGTACCACTCGTAGCATGACATTAACCGAAAACGGTAAACGCTATTTCGAGAAAGTACGTCATATTCCACATGATATCGAGCTCGCCTCGCAGGCTGCTGCGAGTGAGACCAAACTGCAAGGTCCGCTTTGCATCGCGACGACTGCCGCGTTTGGTCGGTACGTTATCGCTCCACTGATGCCGGCTTTCAAAGCGTCTTTCCCCGATATTGATATCGAACTGATTAGTACCGATCGCAACGTCAACCATCGGTTGGAAGGCGTTGACGTCAGCATCCGCATCGAGGCACAGCTGAACGATCAACTGATTGCCAGAAAAATCGCATCGCTGCCATTTGTCTTCTGCGCGGCCCAGGCTTATCTGGATCGCGCGGGCACCCCTCAGACTCCCGAAGAACTTAGCCAGCACGCCTGCCTGGTTTTCCGCTATCCCACCGATGGACGTTTTCTTCCCTGGACATTTATGGTCAACGGGCAACCTGTTAACGTGAAGCTTAACCCTAAATTCATCAGTGATGATATTGATATCATTGCAAAAATAGCCGCAAACGGAGGCGGCGTGACCCGTCTGGCAAGCTTTGTTGCCCAGCCGTTGATAGACAGTGGCAAACTCACGCCTTTGTTCTGCTCAGACCGCAGTAACGGTAACCACGTAGAGTCTCTACCGATGAATATTTACGCCTGTGTCAATGAACGTTCTGCACTGAATTCAAAGGTAAGAGCATTTATCGCGTTTTTAGAAGCTGAGATTTAAGACGAGGACGTGGTGATTTTCTGGGTGAATACAGTTAAATGCAGGCTCAGTGCTGGGCTGGTTTCTTTGAGTTAGTGGCCTGTAGTGTCGTTATGTGTGGAGTAGTTCCACACATAACAGGGCTAAAAATCCACATTTTGGAATAGGTTTTTCGAGATAATGCATCGAAATGATTGTGATAAATTTATTGATTCAACTGATGTTTTTTATTGTTTTTAGAGATGTTTCCAGACGTCAGTTGAGATGATTAAACATGACGGCTAAATCTAGTTCCTCTGAGTCCGAACTAAAATCGCTGTTCCAGAACCTTCTCAAGCTTGCTTACCGCCGCACTAAATTTGGCCGGATTTTTAGCATGTAAGGCCGCTAAATTATGCTGTTTCCAACGAATAGCGGGAAGATGTTGAATATCAGGATAGCGATATAGCGACCAGTCAGGGGTGTTTTGCTTATAGCTCAGTAAAAACTGTTTATCCTGAGCAGTAAAGTGAGATCTCAATGCTTGCGGCAGTAAAATCGTCACTGACAAAAGCGATTCCAGCGACGTTGCCTGTTGCGTCATACCCGAAAATTCTTGTTGGTACAGTGTGGTGATACGTGCAATGTCCCAGTTTGGTGCCAGTAGTTCGGTGATGGGACGGGGATGACCAGCCAGATAGCAAAGAAAGCCATCAAAGAGTTCACGTGTGAGGCCCGGTTTCTCCAGCATATTTAGCACGTCAAACAGATCGCGTGGATGCTGGCGATCGAGCGCAGCGCAGATTTTACCGCCGTAAAGATCTGCCAGTGAAACGACATTCATAGTGGTAAAGCCGAATTCCATTTCCACCTGCTCGCATACTGGCATTTCTGCTGGAGGCAACAGCAATCCACGCCAAACCGGGCTGACTTCAATCTTTATCTGCGCATCAGCGGTGTTAACGATGATGCGCTTTTCATCTGCTTTATTATCCTGTCGAATTGCGGTGATCCCCGGCCTGCCGTTCAGCGATTCGGTAATGTGCATCAAGGCATCGTCAATAGCGACTAGATCGGTATCACGATCTATGAAGGTTTGATAAACCAGATCGATATCTACTGATAGGCGAGGGAAATCCTGCACAAACAGATTGATAGCTGTGCCGCCTTTCAGCGCGAAGCAGGGCTCTTTCGCTACATGCGGCAGGGCAGTCATTAATAGCCTGACCTGTTGGGCATAAATATCACGCTGATCCATCTTCGATTCCTTTCGATTTAAATTCCCTGGGAACGGTGATTTGGTAATCCGGTTCCAGCCAGCCGCCGGGGACAATTTGCCTCTTTCCAGCGCCTATTTCTATACCACTTTTATCGAGATACTGAAAATAAGGATGCCCATTACGCTGGGCAAGGTAGAGCATCACCCGGTTGGTTTTTACCGAACGACTGGTGGAAAGCAGCGCCTGTAATCTACGCGGGCTTAGAAGGTGTAGACCCTGAAATAATGCATCGGCATGCTCAAATGATATTTGTGTGGGAACGCCACTGGCGATTTCATACGCGGCAAGCTCTGGAACGCTGCCAGTCAATCGCCGGTCGCCGATTTTTAGCTCTGTCGTGAATGGCATCACATCAACCGACAGGCCTGATGTGTAGATAACGACAAAGGTGGCGGATTTTTCAAAGGCGGCGAACCACACCGGTAGCGTAATGTACGCCGGGAGCGTGAGCCAGATTTGAGGTTTACCCAGTTCGGTATAGTGGGAATAACCTTGTAGCGCAATGCTCGTCAGTCCTGCTACCCGTATTGGTTTTTCCCATTGGGTTTGCAGGCAGTAAACCGCATCTACCCAATCCGGTTCTCGGCCCGTCCGGCAGTAAACGCCGTGCGCGATCCGCCTGAGCCAGCCGTTTTGGACATAGACGTAAGAGAGCTTACGATCTATGCCGTTGCGGGTAAGCCATGATTGGAGCAACACCTGACCGGGCAGCGTGTTTTGCATTAGCCAGTTTAGATAATTAGTCAAATGTCGCCTTTTAATAGACAATTGTGAAAATTATTAAACCATCTTAGGTTTGTCCGTTCTGCATAACAAGACTGAGTTTGATTATTTTGATATATGTCGCTTTTAAATCGACATCTTGTTGAAAATATAAACCATGGGTTGAGCCGAGAAAGTAAGGCCAAAGGTATTCGGTCGGTTTAAACCCCTTGCGGCGCATCGCCGATGGCGCTATCGTTTACCCGCACCTGCAAAATCAGGTGCCGGGATTGGTCTCCTGAAATATACCTTACTGGCGGCATAGGACGCGCTCGCGTCTTTTTTTATGTCGTACGCACGGCTACATCTCAATGGTGGGCCGGGCGGAGGCACCGCAAGGTGCGCCGGTGTCCAGTAAGGCCGGTAAGACCAACTCCGTCCGGTTCCACCACCAGAAGATTGGTCTCTTCGGTGGTGGTTCAAATAATCACTTACTGGAGGCTGCCTTATGGCTACGATCACTACCCACACTCACCCATTACTGACCGTTTCTTTTAGCGCCAAAACGGATTTCATCACGCTGGCCGATCACTGCGAACGCCTCGCCGAAACCTTGACGGAAACCCACGACCCAGCGTTAAAGCTGGCGCTATGTGACAGGCTGGCGGCTTGTCTTGCACTGCTGAGGCCGACGCTGAATGAACCCATTCCACCACATCTGACCGAACGCCTCACCGTGAATACGTTGCCTGCGGATTCTCCTTGTGCTGAACACGATTCCGAACTGCTCTGTGATTACAGCTTTGCACTGGCTCAACTGATGGTGGGTTACGTGCTGCCGCAGGGGATTTCACACCCGTTAACGGTGTTGCTGGGGGAACTGGTTCGCTCTTTTGCTGCTGGGCTGAAAGCACCGCGCTGGGTGCGCACCGCAGACGGCGTGACGTTTATTGATGAGGTGGCCGAATGAATGAGCAAGACTGGCATCCCGCCGATATTATTGCGGCTCTGAAAAAGCGGGGAACATCACTGTCGGCGGTTTCACGTAACGCCGGGCTGGCTTCTTCCACGTTGGCAAATGCGCTGAAAAGGCACTGGCCTAAAGGCGAACGGCTGATTGCGGAAGCGTTGGGTTCATCACCTGAACACGTCTGGCCGTCACGTTATCGTGAATAACCGAATACCGTTCACTGGGGAATTTGATTCCCCAAAAGCAAAAACCCGCCTTTTGGGCGGGTTCTCTGAATTAGTGGTGCCCGGACTCGGACAAACGCCGGAGGCGTTGAACAGCGCGCTTGTCGCGCTGGCCCTGAAAGGGTGAGTCGCTTACGGCGAATAATCGAACGGTGTTCGATGGAGAGTCCATACGCCAGAAACGAAAAACCCCCGCCAAAGGCGAGGGTTAAGAATAAGTGGTGCCCGGACTCGGACAAACGCCGGAGGCGTTGAACAGCGTGCTTGTCGCGCTGGCCCTGAAAGGGTGAGCCGCTTGCGGCGAATAATCGAACGACGTTCGATGGAGAGTCCGAATCTCCCAAAAGCAAAAACCCGCCTTTTGGGCGGGTTCTCTGAATAGTGGTGCCCGGACTCGGAATCGAACCAAGGACACGAGGATTTTCAATCCTCTGCTCTACCGACTGAGCTATCCGGGCAACGGGGCGCATTAAACCGTATTGGCCGCACGGCGTCAACGGGTTTATCAACGAAAGCGCGCAAAACCCTGCTGACTGCCGACTTTTCAGCCAAAATGCGGGCTTTACCGCATTTTGTGCCTGAAATCAGGTGAGTGCGCCGTTTTTGCGGCACAGCGCAAAGCGTAACACATCTTCTGCCAGCCGCTGGGCAGTGGCGATGCTGGCGGCCTGATGCTTGACCAGCAGGTTGCTCAGGCAGCCTTCCAGAATCAATTCCATCTGCTGCGCGACCATTTCGGGATCGTCGGTTTCCAGCTCTTCCAGCAAGTCGCGGGTGTACTGATAAGACGCCAGCTTCTGCTGTTCCGCAATCTGGTGGATAGGGTGATTGATATCAGGGAAGAAGCTGCACGCCGCAATAAACAAGCAGCCCGGATAACGCTGTTTGTTCACCGACTCATGCAGCACCTGATAGCGTGCCAGCAGCTTCTGCTCGATGCTTTTCTCGTCGTCCAAGAGAAGCTGACGCCGCCAGGTATCAACCTGTTGGCTATGGTGGCGCAGGCCGTCGTACAGCAGCGCCTCCCGATCCGGCCAGAATGGCGTCAGTTCCTCTACCGGAATCCCCAGTTTTTCCGCCAGCATATCCAGCGTCGTCATGGCAAATCCGTGCTGCTCCAGCAGAGTAAGCGCATGTTCAAGAACGTCTTCCCGTTGCATTAGGTCTCCTCCAGAAGCACATATAGGTATACCCGTCATACTTCAAGTTGCATGTGCGTTGGCTTCGCTCAGTCACCCGAATCACTTACCGATGTAAGCTCATCGGGATGCCTTCTATTGCCGCCTGCCTGAAACTCGAATTATTTAGGGTATATATCGTCGTTTATGGGCTGAACTTCTGCAAATGTGCCTGAAATTGTTCAGCGTTCATAAAACCGGTGACGCGCGAGCCGGGGATTTCTTTCCCCTGAGCGTCAAAAAAGACGATGGTCGGCAGCCCTAAAACCTGTAGCTTTTTCAGCAGCGCGTTTTGTTCTTCGCGGTTAGCGGTGACGTCCGCCTGTAGCAGCGTGATGCGCGACAGATGGTTTTGCACCGCCGGGTCGCTGAACGTGTATTTCTCGAACTCTTTGCAGGCTACGCACCAGTCAGCGTAAAGATCGAGCATAACAGGCTGAGCGCTCTTTGCCAGCGCGCTGTTGAGATCGGCAATATTGGCGACAGGGGCGAAGTTCAATGCTGAGGTATGAGCTTGCGCCACGCCAGCCGGAGGAAATACCCAGTCCTGCAGCGGTTTGGCGCTGATCACCACACCTGCCAGCAGCAGCAGCTGTACGCCTCGCATCCAGCCTTTGCTGCTGCGCAGCGTCAGCATAAGCGCCCAGCCGAAGAAGGCGATACCCAGTGCGCTCCACAGCCGCATTCCCCACGTTTCGCCCAGAATGCGTTCCAGCAGGAAGACGGGCAGTGCCAGAATAATGAAGCCAAATGCTTCCTTAACATACTGCATCCACGGGCCGCTGCGGGGCAGTAGTTTGTTGCCGAACAGTGTGACCAGAATGAGCGGTAAGCCCATCCCGAGCGCGTAGAGATAAAGCGTGCCGCCGCCTGCCAGCATGTTGCCGCTCTGGGCAATGTAAAGCAGGATAGCGCTGAGCGGGGCGGTGGTGCAGGGGGAACAAATTAGCCCCGCCAGCGCGCCCATGCAGAATACGCCGGTGACGGAGCCGCCTTGCTGACGGTTGCTCCACTCTGTCAGTCGGGTTTGCACCGATGACGGGAGCTGGAGCGTATACAGGCCAAACATGGACAGCGCCAGAACGGCAAACATCACCGACAGGCTAATCAGAATGTACGGATGTTGGAGCGCCGCCTGAAAGCGTAATCCGGCGGCGGCAACAACCAGCCCGAGCAGCGTGTAGGTCAGCGCCATGCCCTGAACGTAGGTCATCGATAGCAGCAGCGTGCGGCGCGGCGTCAGCTGTTCTTTTCTGCCCAGCACCAGGCTGGCAATTAGCGGGTACATCGGCAGGACGCAAGGGGTAAATGCAACGCCGATACCAATCAACAGCGCCCACCACGGCGAGAACGGCATCGGCGTGGCCTGGGGCGGTGCCGTCTGGGCTGATGTGGTATTCGAGGTATCCGTGCCTGCGTTAGCCAGCACTTGGCTGAGAGGAACGACGCGCGTTTCCGGCGGATAGCAGAAACCGGCATCGGCGCAGCCCTGATAGGTGACTTTAACCGTCGCGCCGTTGTCGGCCTGTTGAATCGGAACCGTTAGCGCCAGCCGATCCCGCAGGATAAATACCTGACCGAAGAACTCGTCGTTATGGCTTTCGCCCTGCGGCAGCTCCACATTGCCAAGCGTGGCACCGTTTCCTTCGATCTTGATTTGTGCGCGGTACAGGTAGTAATCGGGATGGATATCCCAGCGCAGGTTGAGCTGGTTATCCTGCTGCTGAAACTCAAAGGCGAAAGCGCCATCGACCGGCAGAAAGCGTGATGTCGTGCTGTTGCCAAACAGTTTCTGACCGAAAGAAGAAGCGGCCACACTGGAGGTGCCGAAAGCCGTCCATAACAGGAAAATCAGCGTAAAGATGCGTTGAGCCATGTCAGATAATCGCTATCGCCCCCGGATACCGGCAGGACTAACAGCTCCGGCGTATCGTAAGGGTGTTGTTGTTTCAGGTGAGTCAGCAGCGCTTGCTGATGTGAGATATCGCTTTTTATCAGCATTTGTACTTCTGATTGCTGTTCGAGCTTGCCTTCCCAGTAGTAGAGCGAACGTGCGCCGGGCAGCAGGGTGACGCAGGCGGCAAGCCGCGCTTCCAGCAGCGAGTCGGCAAGCCGTTGCGCGCAGGCGTCGTCAGGTGCGGTACACAATATGACGACAGCATCGCAAAGCGGGCGGTCAGACATCACATCCTCCGTGTCAGATGAACAAATTCCAGACAACCAGAGCCACACTATACCTTGCTTTATTGTTTGAAGGGAATGAACTGCGCGGGGGGAATGAGGCGGATCGACGAGTTAAGCCGATCCGCAGGGGACTGCCTAAAAGGCAATCGTTAGATCAGGATGCTGCCGAGGATGAAGCCAAATATCACCGACAGCGTAATCGCCAGCACGCCGGGAATCAGGAAGGAGTGGTTAAACACAAACTTGCCGATGCGCGTTGAGCCGGTGTCGTCCATCTCTACGGCGGCCAACAGAGTCGGGTAGGTCGGCAGAACGAACAGGGCGGAAACGGCCGCGAAAGACGCCACTGCCGTGACCGGAGACACGCCCAGCAGCAGTGCCGCAGGCATCAGTGCTTTCGCCGTTGCCGCCTGAGAGTAAAGCAGCGTGGCGGCGAAGAACAGCACAACGGCCAGCATCCACGGGTAGCTTTGCAGCAGCGCGCCTGCGGTATCCTGAATATCGGAAATGTGCGCTTTAACAAAGGTATCGCCCAGCCAGGCCACGCCCATCACGCAGATACAGGCGCTCATGCCGGACTTAAACGTGCTGGCAGAGAGGATGCGCGCGGTGTCGATTTTGCAGGTGATGCAAATCAGCGTGGCGATGGTCAGCATAAAGACCACAATCGCTTCGTTACGCGGCAGAACCGGATTCTGAATCAGCCCAACCGTACCGCTGATCGCCGTGGCATACAGTACGACAGCGACGATGCCGATCAGAAATAGCATCACGGAAAGTTTGGCGCCCGGTTTGATCTCATGCTGGCTATTACCGCGCAGCGTGGTTTCGCCTTTTCTCAGACGTTCCTGATAAATCGGATCGTCTTTCAGCTCTTTGCCTAAGAAGTTGGTCACAATTGCCGTCAGCAGGATTGCCGCCAGCGTGGTAGGAATGCAGATGCCTAACAGCAGCAGATAGCTGACGCCGTGCGGCTCAAGAATACCCGCGACAAACACCACCGCTGCCGAGATTGGCGACGCGGTAATGGCGATTTGCGAGGCGACAACGGCGATAGAGAGCGGACGAGAAGGGCGAATACCCTGCTCTTTGGCGACTTCGGCGATAACCGGCAGAGTGGAAAACGCGGTGTGTCCAGTCCCGGCCAGAATCGTCATGAAGTAGGTGACCAGCGGGGCGAGAAAGGTGACGTATTTCGGGTGTTTACGCAGCAGTTTCTCCGCCAGACTGACCAGATAATCCATTCCGCCCGCCACCTGCATCGCAGCGATGGCGGCGATAACGGCCATGATAATTTCAATGACATCAAAAGGGATGACGCCGGGCTTTATCTGAAACCCCAGCGTAAGAACAAGCACTCCCAGGCCACCGGCGAAACCAATGCCGATGCCTCCCAGTCGTGCCCCCAAATAGATGGCGAGCAGAACGATAAACAACTCAAGACCAAGCATGACTATGCTCCTTAATTACATAATAAAAAATTCATAACTTATTCTTATGGCCGTAGACGGCAAAAAATAAAGGCACGCTGTTCTTCGTGAACGGACGTGCCTGTTGGAATTAGATGTCGGTGTTAGGGAAGCTCGTTTTCATCGGTGTAGCGTTTGGCTTTGTACGCCGGATGCATCAGGTTCTGGATGGAGAAAATGTCATCCAGCTCGGCTTCGGTCAGCAGGCCGCGCTCCAGTACGACTTCACGCACGCTTTTTCCCGTTTCCGCGCAGATTCTGCCGACGATATCGCCGTTGTGGTGGCCGATGAACGGGTTCAGGTACGTCACAATTCCGATGGAGTTGAAGACGTAGGCTTCGCAGACGCTCTTGTTGGCGGAGATGCCGTTGACGCATTTCTCCAGCAGGTTGTAGCAGGCGTTGGTCAGAATGTGGGTCGATTCAAACATCGCCTGACCGATAACTGGCTCCATCACGTTTAACTGTAATTGCCCGGCTTCTGACGCCATCGTGACGCAGGTGTCGTTACCGATGACCTTGAAGCACACCTGATTGACGACTTCCGGCACGACCGGGTTAACCTTGGCGGGCATGATTGAGGAACCTGCCTGTAGCTCTGGCAGGTTGATTTCATTCAGACCAGCACGGGGGCCGGAAGAGAGCAAACGCAGGTCATTACAGATTTTCGACAGCTTCACGGCCAGCCGCTTCAGCGAGCTGTGCACCATGACATAGGCGCCACAGTCTGACGTGGCTTCGATCAAATCTTCCGCTGGCACACACGGCAGGCCGCTGACTTCTGCCAGACGCTGCACTGCCAGTTGCTGATAGCCGTCCGGCGTGTTCAGACGCGTACCGATGGCGGTCGCGCCCAGATTGACTTCAAGCAGCAGTTCCGACGTGCGCAGCAGGTTTTTGATTTCTTCCTGCAACAGCACGTTAAACGCATGAAATTCCTGGCCGAGCGTCATCGGCACTGCGTCCTGCAACTGGGTACGACCCATCTTCAGCACGTCTTCAAATTCTTTGGCTTTACGCTCGAAGCCATCGCTCAACTTCGCTATCGCCTCGGTTAGCTTCAGGACGGACGCATAGACCGCGATACGAAATCCGGTGGGGTAGGCATCATTAGTAGACTGACATTTGTTCAGATGATCGTTGGGATTCAGGTACTGGTATTCGCCTTTCTGGTGGCCCATCAGTTCCAGACCAATATTGGCTAATACTTCGTTGGTATTCATATTGACCGACGTGCCAGCGCCCCCCTGATAGACATCTACCGGAAACTGATCCATGCATTTTCCGTTATTCAGCACTTCGTCACAGGCGCGGATGATGATGTCGGCGATTTTTTTCGGGATAGTTTGCAGTTCTCTGTTCGCCAACGCCGCCGCTTTCTTCACCATGACCATGCCGCGTACGAACTCGGGAATGTCACTGATTTTATTGTTGCTGATATAGAAATTTTCGACGGCGCGCAGCGTATGAACGCCATAATACGCGTCTGCGGGAACTTCTCGGGTGCCTAACAGGTCTTCTTCAATACGGATGTTTTCTGACATGAGAGTGCCTATCCTGTTGTGCGGCTAGTGATGCAACTAGACGCTGTGGGCTGGTGTGTCGGGCGGCGTTATCGTGGGAAACTGTTATCTCAGAAAACGTGCTCTCTCAGGCAAACAGTGTGACCCTGGATAAACCGTCTTATCTCGGCAATAGTCTCGGGATGTTTGACCAACCAAGTATCCATTGCCGTGAGGATATGTCGTTATGAAAGCGAAAAACAGGTGTTTAGATCACTATACTGGCGTTCTCTACCACTACAGTAAATGAACTGTGACTGTAGTCACGAGTCACTATTTTAGAACAATATTCGTGGGGCGGCGGCATTGAAAATGTGCAAGGCCGTCCCCATTTAAGTCACTCATGATGTGCCAGATCGCAGAGCAGGGCGCGCATTTTACCTAATCCATTGGTAGTAAAGTCGATGGGCAGTAACGCGTACTGGGTTTTCAATCGCGATGGGCTTAACACGTTCTTATTCACACACGTTTTTATTAAAACAGTACGCGTAAAACACACAGGAGAACCGGGTGCGCTGGTTACCGTTATTACTTATTTTTCTTTTGGCTTACATCGAGATATCGCTGTTTATTCAGGTGGCTGAGGTGCTGGGCGTCGCTATGACCCTGCTGCTGGTGGTCTTCACGTCCTGCGTGGGGGTCTCACTGGTGCGAAATCAGGGGATGAAGACGCTGGTGCAGATGCAGCAGAAAATGGCAGCAGGTGAAAGCCCGGCGGCTGAAATGGTAAAAAGCGTGTCACTGGTGCTGGCAGGCTTTCTGCTCCTGATTCCGGGTTTCCTGACTGACTTTCTGGGGCTACTGCTTCTGTTGCCACCGGTGCAAAAAAGCCTGACGCTCAAACTGATGCCTCACCTACATATCTGGCGTTCCGGCTCCGGCGCGTCGTCGTCCTCTGGTGGTAACACCTTTGAGGGTGAATACCAGCGCAAGGATGGCGGGAGCGCAAATATTGAACATCGGGACGATCGTGACGACCGTTAACGTCACGATGAACTGAAAAACAGATAAGGATTATCATATTGATAATCCTTATTTTTTATCTGCTGTTTGCGACAAGTGGCCGCCTAACGCAAAAAAAATGAATTTTCTCCCTTGAAGGGCGGTGAAACGTCCCCACTTAGAACACCACAAGGCCAATGATGAAAAGCATAAGCAAAACATCGTCGGCGTTTATCCTAAACCGATATGGACTTTCTCAAAGGAGAGCTATCAATGAATATTCGTCCATTGCATGACCGCGTGATCGTCAAGCGCAAAGAAGTCGAGTCAAAATCTGCTGGCGGTATCGTACTGACTGGTTCCGCTGCTGGTAAATCTACCCGCGGTGAAGTTCTGGCCGTAGGTCACGGACGTATCCTAGAAAATGGCGAAGTGAAGCCGCTGGATGTGAAAGTTGGCGACATCGTTATTTTCAATGATGGCTATGGCGTGAAGGCAGAGAAGATCGATAACGAAGAAGTGTTGATC of Pectobacterium carotovorum contains these proteins:
- a CDS encoding FxsA family protein, which produces MRWLPLLLIFLLAYIEISLFIQVAEVLGVAMTLLLVVFTSCVGVSLVRNQGMKTLVQMQQKMAAGESPAAEMVKSVSLVLAGFLLLIPGFLTDFLGLLLLLPPVQKSLTLKLMPHLHIWRSGSGASSSSGGNTFEGEYQRKDGGSANIEHRDDRDDR
- a CDS encoding co-chaperone GroES, giving the protein MNIRPLHDRVIVKRKEVESKSAGGIVLTGSAAGKSTRGEVLAVGHGRILENGEVKPLDVKVGDIVIFNDGYGVKAEKIDNEEVLIMSESDILAIVEA
- the aspA gene encoding aspartate ammonia-lyase — translated: MSENIRIEEDLLGTREVPADAYYGVHTLRAVENFYISNNKISDIPEFVRGMVMVKKAAALANRELQTIPKKIADIIIRACDEVLNNGKCMDQFPVDVYQGGAGTSVNMNTNEVLANIGLELMGHQKGEYQYLNPNDHLNKCQSTNDAYPTGFRIAVYASVLKLTEAIAKLSDGFERKAKEFEDVLKMGRTQLQDAVPMTLGQEFHAFNVLLQEEIKNLLRTSELLLEVNLGATAIGTRLNTPDGYQQLAVQRLAEVSGLPCVPAEDLIEATSDCGAYVMVHSSLKRLAVKLSKICNDLRLLSSGPRAGLNEINLPELQAGSSIMPAKVNPVVPEVVNQVCFKVIGNDTCVTMASEAGQLQLNVMEPVIGQAMFESTHILTNACYNLLEKCVNGISANKSVCEAYVFNSIGIVTYLNPFIGHHNGDIVGRICAETGKSVREVVLERGLLTEAELDDIFSIQNLMHPAYKAKRYTDENELP